From Acidobacteriota bacterium, one genomic window encodes:
- a CDS encoding EAL domain-containing protein: MNLISKIPIKKIHLLETYRWLVIMCGIPFFGLALSDLSNDSLNVNLLLLIAFTSIFASRISIKFPSFNGTITVSDSLTFIALLLWGPAAAIVTSVAESIALTYRLKSKLLRTYLFNIASSALITWIGANALFYTFGPANTISRDLPAFKFMLAMCLLALSYFVASMVITAIIQMLKLELSQWKEWSRYYLWTCITFFVGVAIAGVFVKLIFLGGLIAALLIAPIAIISYLAYTSYIRTVDALQASESRFRSSFDYATIGMGIVSPTGNWLQVNNSLREMLRCSEQDLISSNFRTVLHPESIIEVQENVDRIFSGELPAFQIETRFLSKDETDVWATLGVSTAHDSQGEIRHLIFQIQDITSRKKAEEKLWFDANHDVLTGLPNRAAFVSRLEEIVSHEMEFEHPLFAVLFLDLDGFKIVNDSLGHAAGDELLRGVSQRLLECIRGNDVVARLGGDEFTVLLVNLQSIDQAVIVAERIKGKMTKAFQIADQEVFIGTSIGIATSDIGYENADEMLRDADAAMYQAKASGKGCFSLFDNQMYSNALRLLHLANDLRRGVERDEFIVHYQPIKSLETNKVRALEALVRWNHPTLGTLAPMEFIPLAEENGIINEIDNWVMLQACRQMKQWQNEFEELKDIAISVNISSRQFAQSGLFDTVKNVLMETGLAPSNLLLEITESAMIKNLKNTAKILRELNFLGVRIALDDFGTGYSSLNYLHELPISVLKIDRSFVRRIDNEQEGIEIVKAIVALASSLRMETTAEGIETEHQFSELRAMGCISGQGFYLSRPLDAAAATEYLISDGVQVVAIPERSRGGLRLVNM, encoded by the coding sequence ATGAACCTTATTTCGAAAATTCCGATCAAAAAGATCCATCTCCTCGAAACATACAGATGGCTCGTGATCATGTGCGGTATTCCGTTTTTTGGACTCGCTCTTTCCGATTTGTCGAACGACAGCCTGAACGTCAATCTACTTCTTTTGATCGCCTTCACGAGCATCTTCGCATCGCGTATTTCGATCAAGTTCCCTAGTTTCAACGGCACGATCACGGTTTCTGATTCACTGACATTCATCGCGCTGCTCTTGTGGGGTCCGGCGGCGGCGATCGTCACCTCGGTCGCCGAATCGATCGCGCTGACATATCGACTCAAAAGCAAACTCCTTCGAACCTATTTGTTCAACATCGCGAGCTCGGCCTTGATCACCTGGATCGGCGCCAATGCCCTTTTTTACACATTTGGCCCGGCCAATACGATTTCGCGCGACCTTCCGGCGTTCAAGTTTATGCTGGCGATGTGCCTCTTGGCTCTGAGCTACTTTGTCGCAAGTATGGTCATCACGGCCATCATTCAGATGCTCAAGCTAGAGTTGTCGCAGTGGAAAGAATGGTCACGTTATTATCTTTGGACCTGTATCACTTTCTTCGTTGGTGTCGCGATCGCCGGAGTTTTTGTAAAGCTGATCTTTCTCGGCGGATTGATCGCCGCACTCCTCATCGCACCGATCGCGATCATTTCTTATCTTGCGTACACCAGCTACATTCGCACGGTGGACGCTCTTCAGGCATCGGAGTCGAGATTCCGGAGTTCCTTCGATTACGCCACGATCGGAATGGGAATCGTTTCGCCCACTGGTAATTGGCTTCAGGTAAACAACAGTCTCAGAGAGATGCTCCGGTGCAGCGAACAGGACCTCATATCCTCGAATTTCAGAACCGTTCTCCATCCCGAGAGCATTATCGAGGTTCAGGAGAACGTCGACCGAATCTTTTCCGGCGAGCTTCCGGCGTTTCAGATCGAAACTCGTTTTCTGAGCAAGGACGAAACCGATGTTTGGGCAACGCTTGGCGTTTCAACGGCCCACGATTCCCAGGGCGAGATCAGGCATCTCATCTTTCAGATACAGGATATTACGTCGCGCAAGAAAGCCGAGGAGAAACTGTGGTTCGATGCGAACCACGACGTTTTGACCGGACTTCCTAACCGGGCCGCGTTCGTCTCGCGCCTTGAAGAGATCGTCAGTCACGAAATGGAGTTCGAGCATCCGCTTTTTGCCGTGCTCTTTCTTGATCTCGACGGGTTCAAGATCGTCAACGATTCGCTCGGACACGCCGCCGGCGACGAACTGCTGCGAGGCGTTTCACAGCGCCTTCTCGAGTGCATTCGCGGCAACGATGTCGTCGCCCGTCTCGGTGGCGATGAGTTTACCGTTTTGCTCGTCAACCTGCAGAGTATCGATCAGGCGGTCATCGTCGCCGAGCGGATAAAAGGAAAAATGACCAAAGCGTTCCAGATCGCCGATCAGGAGGTTTTCATAGGCACGAGCATCGGGATTGCGACAAGTGACATCGGTTATGAGAATGCGGATGAAATGCTCCGCGATGCCGATGCCGCGATGTATCAGGCAAAAGCGTCCGGAAAAGGTTGTTTCAGCCTTTTCGATAACCAAATGTACTCGAACGCGCTGAGATTGCTTCATCTCGCAAACGATCTTCGCCGCGGTGTCGAACGCGATGAGTTCATTGTGCATTACCAGCCGATCAAGTCGCTCGAAACCAACAAGGTTCGCGCGCTTGAGGCGTTAGTGCGCTGGAATCACCCGACGCTCGGTACACTCGCGCCGATGGAATTCATCCCGCTCGCCGAAGAAAACGGCATCATCAACGAGATCGACAACTGGGTGATGCTTCAGGCCTGCCGGCAAATGAAGCAGTGGCAGAACGAATTCGAGGAACTCAAGGACATCGCGATCAGCGTCAATATCTCGTCACGGCAGTTTGCCCAGTCCGGTCTTTTTGACACGGTGAAAAACGTCTTGATGGAAACCGGACTGGCGCCTTCGAATCTGTTGCTTGAGATCACCGAAAGCGCGATGATCAAAAATCTGAAAAACACCGCGAAGATCCTGCGTGAGCTTAACTTCCTCGGCGTGCGCATCGCGCTCGACGATTTCGGCACCGGTTACTCGTCACTCAACTATCTGCACGAGTTGCCTATCTCGGTACTCAAGATCGACCGGTCATTCGTCAGGCGCATTGATAATGAACAAGAGGGAATTGAGATCGTCAAGGCGATCGTCGCGTTGGCTTCGAGTTTAAGAATGGAGACGACCGCCGAGGGAATCGAGACCGAACATCAGTTTAGCGAGCTTCGCGCGATGGGCTGCATCAGCGGCCAGGGTTTTTACCTCTCGCGTCCGCTTGATGCCGCGGCGGCGACCGAATATCTGATCTCAGACGGAGTTCAGGTCGTGGCGATTCCCGAGCGTTCGCGCGGCGGCCTTCGTCTCGTGAATATGTGA